In Bdellovibrionota bacterium, the following are encoded in one genomic region:
- the rpsF gene encoding 30S ribosomal protein S6, whose protein sequence is MRNYETIVIAKPDVNEGYISTLSKKIEKVVTRKPGELIKKDDWGLKRLAYEIAKTQKGRYLYWNYSQMPEAISEIERHLKFDENILRFLTVISEETQTPKKAEKDEAKARKKVKKAEEA, encoded by the coding sequence ATGCGTAACTACGAGACGATTGTTATTGCCAAGCCCGACGTTAACGAAGGGTACATTTCAACTCTTTCCAAAAAAATCGAGAAGGTGGTCACACGGAAACCGGGTGAACTGATTAAGAAAGACGACTGGGGCCTCAAACGGCTGGCGTATGAAATCGCCAAGACGCAAAAGGGGCGCTATCTCTACTGGAACTACTCCCAGATGCCCGAAGCGATTTCCGAAATCGAACGACACCTGAAGTTCGATGAAAATATCTTGCGCTTTTTGACCGTCATTTCCGAGGAAACTCAGACACCCAAAAAGGCGGAAAAGGACGAAGCCAAAGCCCGCAAAAAAGTGAAGAAGGCGGAGGAGGCCTAA